From the genome of Streptomyces sp. NBC_00659, one region includes:
- a CDS encoding ferritin-like domain-containing protein: MPDLPTPTGKILPRNLTARADHVVRGNPSNTRPESGVDNCFPGLEFDQRNLDKAFFPGMLFDFHRYNGSRALEVTGGVAAAHRLTTADLTGDNQVFIGAVCGRTRVDQTDAQVEPVDCRERDGLDVWRQVHDLLPGRIAVLLLGRQTTVATLGAAAVGNLNALRMSGESFVRRAPDGRFQLAVLVSDRARYLDENGVIDPEVYRPGDLTRSLCAPWQYDFRDCGCFYWAASKPDVAGNADESIPQMNFLRADRTPVPDLDTDALDLGSPRRRLELGYPRLISDWQVLPVVLNDREDDSIGNPVPPDIPLLDRATVISRLKSLATVEHALSVEYLYAHYSLNAPRELPDSASRLMRRIHAAAFEVFEVAVDEMRHLRWVNEALGTLGEKPVVGRAAEIVRDTVHPFELRPLTPAQLQWFIDVEAPSQQVGTGLDGMYVQLHRSIIKQPDVFPEADRLAHLIKLVIDEGEEHFRRFTAVKEHLVGLDPLVYLRPLRQPGAQDELGQTLLDLSDRYYAALLGTLQATFALGDQAGGLLIDQARVTMENLHEINHLLATRGIAPRFTLPSAFAPGAGELPPELADGQATREAAIAAIETLAAIRELDGDLRDMTISQQFETAALLDVLDLQG, translated from the coding sequence ATGCCCGACCTGCCGACTCCCACTGGGAAGATCCTCCCGCGCAACCTCACCGCGCGGGCCGACCACGTCGTACGCGGCAACCCCTCCAACACCCGCCCGGAGAGCGGGGTCGACAACTGCTTCCCGGGGCTCGAGTTCGACCAGCGCAACCTCGACAAGGCCTTCTTCCCCGGGATGCTCTTCGACTTCCACCGCTACAACGGTTCCCGGGCGCTGGAGGTGACCGGCGGGGTGGCCGCCGCCCACAGGCTGACCACGGCGGACCTGACGGGCGACAACCAGGTCTTCATCGGGGCCGTGTGCGGCCGGACCCGGGTGGACCAGACCGACGCCCAGGTCGAGCCGGTCGACTGCCGTGAACGCGACGGCCTGGATGTCTGGCGGCAGGTGCACGATCTGCTGCCGGGCCGGATCGCCGTACTCCTGCTGGGGCGCCAGACAACCGTCGCCACGCTCGGAGCCGCCGCGGTCGGCAACCTCAACGCCCTGCGCATGAGCGGTGAGAGCTTCGTCCGCCGTGCCCCCGACGGCCGGTTCCAGCTGGCCGTGCTGGTCTCGGACCGGGCCCGGTACCTGGACGAGAACGGGGTTATCGACCCGGAGGTGTACCGGCCGGGAGACCTCACCCGCAGCCTGTGCGCCCCCTGGCAGTACGACTTCCGTGACTGCGGCTGCTTCTACTGGGCCGCCTCGAAACCCGACGTCGCCGGCAACGCCGACGAGAGCATCCCGCAGATGAACTTCCTGCGCGCGGACCGCACACCGGTCCCGGACCTCGACACGGACGCACTGGACCTCGGCAGCCCGCGCAGGCGGCTGGAGCTCGGCTACCCCCGGCTGATCTCCGACTGGCAGGTGCTGCCCGTGGTGCTCAACGACCGCGAGGACGACAGCATCGGCAACCCGGTGCCGCCCGACATCCCGCTCCTCGACCGGGCGACCGTGATCAGCAGGCTCAAGTCACTGGCCACCGTCGAGCACGCACTGAGCGTGGAGTACCTGTACGCGCACTACTCGCTCAACGCGCCCAGGGAGCTGCCGGATTCGGCGAGTCGGCTGATGCGGCGGATCCACGCCGCGGCCTTCGAGGTGTTCGAGGTCGCGGTCGACGAGATGCGGCACCTGCGCTGGGTGAACGAGGCCCTCGGCACCCTGGGCGAGAAGCCCGTCGTCGGGCGGGCGGCGGAGATCGTGCGCGACACGGTCCACCCCTTCGAGCTCCGCCCGCTGACACCCGCGCAACTGCAGTGGTTCATCGACGTGGAGGCCCCCAGCCAGCAGGTGGGCACCGGCCTCGACGGCATGTACGTCCAGCTGCACCGGAGCATCATCAAGCAGCCGGACGTGTTCCCCGAGGCCGACAGGCTGGCCCACCTGATCAAGCTCGTCATCGACGAGGGCGAGGAGCACTTCCGTCGGTTCACCGCGGTGAAGGAGCACTTGGTGGGCCTCGATCCCCTCGTGTACCTGCGACCCCTACGGCAGCCGGGCGCGCAGGACGAGCTGGGCCAAACGCTGCTCGACCTCAGCGACCGGTACTACGCGGCACTGCTCGGCACCCTGCAAGCCACCTTCGCACTCGGCGACCAGGCCGGTGGTCTGCTGATCGACCAGGCCCGGGTCACGATGGAGAACCTCCACGAGATCAACCACCTCCTCGCCACCCGCGGCATCGCGCCCCGCTTCACCCTGCCCTCGGCCTTCGCGCCGGGCGCGGGCGAGCTGCCGCCCGAGCTCGCCGACGGTCAGGCCACCAGGGAAGCGGCCATCGCGGCGATCGAGACCCTGGCCGCCATTCGGGAACTCGACGGGGACCTGAGGGACATGACGATTAGTCAGCAGTTCGAAACCGCGGCTCTGCTGGACGTGCTGGACCTTCAGGGATGA
- a CDS encoding snapalysin family zinc-dependent metalloprotease, giving the protein MHVRTLTTTVATVLAVTFPLLGGQAVAAPSAVADHTLAARVVTYDASGAAEFKSAVDRGAAIWNESVDAVELRPVTAGQRANIRVLADNGWPRALPGSLGNGTVYIGRQAVDQGYNTVRISAHELGHILGLPDRKPGPCSSLMSGSSAGVACTNPYPNAAEKAEVEADFGGALAGPAATTPSGVVIVD; this is encoded by the coding sequence ATGCACGTCCGTACCTTGACCACCACCGTCGCCACGGTTCTCGCGGTGACCTTCCCCCTGCTGGGCGGCCAGGCCGTGGCCGCCCCGTCGGCGGTCGCGGACCACACCCTGGCCGCACGCGTCGTCACCTACGACGCGAGCGGTGCCGCGGAGTTCAAGTCCGCGGTCGACCGCGGCGCGGCGATCTGGAACGAGAGCGTCGACGCGGTCGAACTACGGCCGGTCACCGCCGGGCAGCGCGCCAACATAAGGGTCCTGGCCGACAACGGCTGGCCCCGGGCCCTGCCCGGGTCGCTCGGCAACGGAACCGTCTACATCGGCCGGCAGGCGGTGGACCAGGGCTACAACACGGTCCGCATCTCCGCCCATGAACTCGGCCACATCCTGGGCCTCCCGGACCGCAAGCCCGGGCCCTGCTCCAGTCTGATGTCCGGTTCCAGCGCGGGCGTCGCCTGCACGAACCCGTACCCGAACGCGGCAGAGAAGGCCGAGGTCGAGGCGGACTTCGGCGGCGCCCTCGCGGGACCGGCCGCGACCACGCCCAGTGGCGTCGTGATCGTGGACTGA
- a CDS encoding NAD(P)/FAD-dependent oxidoreductase has product MSRPVEIGGAGLAELTCARLLAGRGHRVRLPPPGPGTAGAAATGARPLLLAGPALELLDSLWGPGLLDRTWEVAHRQVRWGDGPPTRFAQASRVVDGAEVAVRMRERLAEHGMDEGRTDPPEGPPGWVVTARAVPERAAGRRRLLAGTAPLRPGADERTAVLGTAEAGWAQLTPLGRGAALVQAMVPGPAGDPIALLARLAAETGLGALLRHPPRSAAAVPAAPLLHPAPATAPAGDAPGRLLVGAGAIRYDPLSGTGTAQALRTGILAAAVIDAAVRGTAAPRALCAHYAARLRAAYVEHQRSCARLYGSAFAGPAWSDELDGARNAVAVG; this is encoded by the coding sequence ATGAGCCGCCCCGTCGAGATCGGCGGGGCCGGACTGGCGGAACTGACCTGCGCCCGGCTACTGGCCGGGCGCGGGCACCGGGTCCGGCTGCCGCCGCCCGGGCCGGGCACGGCGGGGGCGGCCGCCACGGGGGCTCGGCCGCTGCTGCTCGCCGGGCCGGCCCTGGAGCTGCTGGACTCCCTGTGGGGTCCGGGGCTCCTCGACAGGACCTGGGAGGTGGCGCACCGTCAGGTACGCTGGGGAGACGGGCCGCCGACCCGGTTCGCGCAGGCCAGCCGGGTGGTGGACGGAGCCGAGGTGGCCGTCCGCATGCGGGAGCGGCTGGCGGAGCACGGCATGGACGAGGGGCGCACGGATCCGCCGGAGGGACCGCCCGGCTGGGTGGTGACCGCCCGTGCGGTGCCCGAACGGGCCGCCGGGCGGCGGCGGTTGCTGGCCGGGACGGCCCCGCTGCGCCCCGGTGCCGACGAGCGCACCGCCGTCCTCGGCACCGCCGAAGCGGGCTGGGCGCAGCTCACCCCGCTGGGGCGCGGCGCCGCCCTCGTACAGGCCATGGTGCCCGGTCCGGCCGGGGACCCCATCGCCCTGCTCGCCCGGCTGGCCGCCGAGACCGGTCTCGGGGCGCTCCTGCGCCACCCGCCCCGGTCCGCCGCCGCCGTCCCGGCCGCCCCGCTGCTGCACCCGGCCCCCGCGACGGCACCCGCCGGGGACGCCCCGGGCCGGCTGCTGGTGGGGGCCGGAGCCATCCGCTACGACCCCCTCAGCGGCACCGGAACCGCGCAGGCCCTGCGTACGGGCATCCTCGCCGCCGCCGTCATCGACGCGGCTGTGCGGGGGACCGCGGCGCCCCGTGCGCTGTGCGCCCACTACGCCGCCCGGCTGCGCGCGGCCTACGTCGAACACCAGCGCAGCTGCGCCCGGTTGTACGGGAGCGCCTTCGCCGGACCCGCCTGGTCCGACGAACTCGACGGCGCCCGGAACGCCGTCGCGGTCGGCTGA
- a CDS encoding VOC family protein, giving the protein MPHDEQRQHEAELPANAIQLNHTAIYATDRHLSAEFIAAILGLRVGAPFGPFLPVALGNGVTLDYYEKRDEPIQPQHYAFLVPDEHFDAMIARLEAVGVTYYADPNHTEPGQINRLFGGRGAYFDDPGGHNMEIMTRPYART; this is encoded by the coding sequence ATGCCACATGATGAGCAGCGCCAGCATGAAGCTGAGCTGCCGGCCAACGCCATCCAGCTGAACCACACTGCCATCTACGCCACGGACCGGCACCTGTCAGCCGAGTTCATCGCCGCGATCCTGGGTTTGAGGGTCGGCGCACCCTTCGGGCCGTTCTTGCCAGTCGCCTTGGGCAACGGCGTGACACTCGACTACTACGAGAAGCGTGACGAGCCGATCCAGCCGCAGCACTACGCGTTTCTCGTGCCTGACGAGCACTTCGACGCCATGATCGCCCGCCTGGAGGCGGTTGGGGTCACCTACTACGCCGACCCCAACCACACCGAACCCGGCCAGATCAACCGCCTCTTCGGCGGACGCGGCGCGTATTTCGACGACCCGGGCGGCCACAACATGGAGATCATGACTCGGCCATACGCCCGGACCTAG
- a CDS encoding radical SAM/SPASM domain-containing protein: MTVLLQIGRRPPDVPAQATSPLPAGPGAQVRAFRSAHGAHLFVADGSRLYDLPEATAVRLEEWLSASEGSLDELGRTLDLPLWGAPRIDGTPLAPPPLSSISLNVMQACNLSCGHCYADEGRFGGSARAMPRATAYAAVDRLLAEAAPGSDVVVGFMGGEPLLARDLVHEVVRYAVRAGATTGHRVRFALTTNLTTVRHDDAALFAEHPFTVTVSLDGDRTGHDALRRAPGGASAYDRLRAGLDTLARHGRPRHLSARVSVTPYTGRLLDILEHGIALGFDEVGFGAVVSAPDPAYEITTEAFAGFLEQMTACGERALAELSAGRAYPFGNFQTAMEQLHRGAHRPYPCGAGAGYLSASAEGGLYACHRLVDDPAFAMGSLAAGPDTAARQRHLAERHVDRQEPCRSCWARYLCGGGCYHEVSRRGRPGCDYIRGWLSFCLRAYVELGQAAPEFFEQRSAAAPLTSSASTV, encoded by the coding sequence GTGACCGTACTCCTGCAGATCGGGCGGCGGCCCCCGGACGTCCCGGCACAAGCCACGAGCCCGCTGCCGGCCGGGCCCGGAGCGCAGGTGCGGGCCTTCCGGAGTGCGCACGGGGCCCATCTCTTCGTCGCCGACGGCAGCCGTCTGTACGACCTGCCCGAGGCGACGGCGGTCCGGCTGGAGGAGTGGCTCTCCGCCTCGGAGGGCTCCCTCGACGAGCTGGGGCGCACGCTGGACCTCCCGCTCTGGGGGGCACCGCGGATCGACGGCACTCCCCTCGCACCGCCTCCGCTGTCCTCGATCTCCCTCAACGTGATGCAGGCCTGCAATCTGAGCTGCGGTCACTGTTACGCCGACGAGGGCCGGTTCGGGGGAAGCGCCCGGGCGATGCCTCGGGCCACCGCGTACGCGGCGGTGGACCGGCTGCTGGCCGAGGCGGCGCCCGGCTCGGACGTCGTCGTGGGCTTCATGGGCGGCGAACCGCTACTCGCCCGCGACCTGGTGCACGAGGTGGTCCGGTACGCCGTCCGGGCGGGGGCCACCACCGGGCACCGGGTCCGCTTCGCACTCACCACCAACCTGACGACCGTACGGCACGACGACGCGGCACTGTTCGCGGAGCACCCGTTCACCGTCACGGTCAGCCTGGACGGCGACCGGACCGGCCACGACGCCCTGCGCAGGGCGCCCGGCGGAGCCAGCGCATACGACCGGCTGCGGGCCGGGCTCGACACGCTCGCCCGCCACGGCCGCCCCCGCCACCTCTCCGCGCGCGTCAGCGTCACCCCGTACACCGGCCGCCTCCTGGACATCCTGGAGCACGGCATCGCGCTCGGCTTCGACGAGGTCGGGTTCGGTGCGGTGGTCAGCGCCCCGGACCCCGCGTACGAGATCACCACCGAGGCCTTCGCGGGCTTCCTCGAGCAGATGACCGCCTGCGGCGAACGGGCCCTTGCGGAGCTGTCGGCCGGCCGCGCCTACCCGTTCGGCAACTTCCAGACCGCCATGGAGCAGCTGCACCGGGGCGCCCACCGCCCCTACCCCTGCGGGGCCGGCGCGGGCTACCTCAGCGCCTCCGCGGAAGGGGGCCTCTACGCCTGCCACCGGCTGGTCGACGACCCCGCCTTCGCCATGGGCTCACTGGCCGCCGGACCCGACACCGCCGCCCGGCAACGGCACCTGGCCGAACGCCACGTGGACCGGCAGGAGCCCTGCCGGTCCTGCTGGGCCCGCTACCTGTGCGGCGGCGGCTGCTACCACGAGGTCAGCCGACGGGGCCGGCCCGGCTGCGACTACATCCGCGGCTGGCTGTCCTTCTGCCTGCGCGCCTACGTCGAACTCGGCCAGGCCGCGCCCGAGTTCTTCGAGCAGCGGTCCGCGGCGGCCCCGCTCACGAGCAGTGCCAGCACCGTCTGA